One part of the Candidatus Borreliella tachyglossi genome encodes these proteins:
- the pgsA gene encoding CDP-diacylglycerol--glycerol-3-phosphate 3-phosphatidyltransferase, with the protein MNIKNIISPNRITFFRIILSFIILFILFLEDFWNPYLFLSLIWFLIIFNELTDILDGYIARKYGLISSIGKVLDPYADVLQHLTYFVFFFAKGITPYYFFVIFVYREISIGFLRNLIMQFNVVQPAKFSGKLKSLFYAIATFASLFLYTLDKLKVTLLLDRFMSSILNLNFTFSFVVGMIYAISASLTIISFIDYIVIFLDLKKYEK; encoded by the coding sequence TTGAATATCAAGAATATTATTAGTCCTAATAGAATAACTTTTTTTAGGATTATACTGTCTTTTATTATATTGTTTATATTATTTCTTGAAGATTTTTGGAATCCTTATTTATTTTTAAGTTTGATTTGGTTTTTAATTATTTTTAATGAATTGACAGATATTCTTGATGGATATATTGCTAGGAAATATGGTTTGATTAGTAGTATAGGAAAGGTTTTAGATCCTTATGCAGATGTGTTGCAGCATTTAACGTATTTTGTTTTTTTCTTTGCTAAAGGTATTACTCCGTATTATTTTTTTGTGATATTTGTATACCGTGAAATTTCTATTGGATTTCTTAGAAATTTAATTATGCAGTTTAATGTAGTTCAGCCGGCTAAGTTTTCAGGCAAATTAAAATCATTATTTTACGCTATTGCAACATTTGCTAGTCTTTTTCTGTATACCCTAGACAAATTAAAAGTTACGCTGTTGCTTGATAGGTTTATGAGTTCAATTTTAAATCTAAATTTTACTTTTTCTTTTGTTGTTGGCATGATATATGCTATATCTGCCTCTCTAACCATTATATCTTTTATTGATTATATTGTGATATTTTTGGATCTTAAAAAATATGAGAAATAA